In Polypterus senegalus isolate Bchr_013 chromosome 12, ASM1683550v1, whole genome shotgun sequence, the following are encoded in one genomic region:
- the LOC120541043 gene encoding uncharacterized protein LOC120541043 isoform X2: MLQKTHIFMRSDNNKRWVVYETMTICALEGSTVTINCEYKYPEYHTVKKEMWSYGPDANKRDPDGETLVYRTNETKVSSSHSKRVQFLGDKNKKTCSVKISNVIREDSGYYKFRFEGKDKWTQVPGVNVTITEKSNINSALYAFLAIFILAGFALAVFIFLRKKTKRTHQQNGDIQRNKEIVKDTVYQEMSAPKEEEGEDEKTLNYMTVQFKAHPTKIIKANEQNKKAEDNNGGVIYSSVCTK, from the exons atgctgcaaaaaactCATATTTTTATGCGCtcag ATAACAATAAACGGTGGGTCGTTTATGAGACGATGACGATCTGCGCACTCGAGGGATCAACTGTGACGATTAACTGTGAATACAAATATCCAGAATATCATACTGTGAAAAAAGAAATGTGGTCATATGGGCCTGACGCAAACAAGAGAGATCCTGATGGAGAAACCCTCGTGTATCGCACAAATGAGACTAAAGTGTCCAGCAGTCACTCAAAACGAGTTCAGTTCTTGGGGGACAAAAACAAGAAGACCTGCTCAGTGAAGATAAGCAACGTGATCAGAGAGGACAGCGGCTACTACAAGTTTAGATTTGAGGGGAAAGATAAATGGACACAAGTGCCAGGAGTCAACGTGACAATCACAG AGAAGAGTAACATAAATTCTGCATTGTATGCCTTCCTGGCCATTTTTATCCTGGCTGGATTTGCTTTGGcggttttcatatttttaag GAAGAAGACCAAGAggacacatcagcaaaacggggACATCCAAAGAAACAAAGAG ATTGTCAAAGATACTGTTTATCAGGAAATGTCTGCacccaaagaagaagaaggagaagatgagAAAACTTTGAATTACATGACTGTGCAGTTTAAGGCTCACCCTACCAAAAT aataaaagcaaatgaacaaaacaaGAAGGCTGAAGACAACAATGGGGGCGTCATCTACAGCTCAGTATGTACAAAGTGA
- the LOC120541043 gene encoding B-cell receptor CD22-like isoform X1, producing MLLWMVLAAVSSANDNNKRWVVYETMTICALEGSTVTINCEYKYPEYHTVKKEMWSYGPDANKRDPDGETLVYRTNETKVSSSHSKRVQFLGDKNKKTCSVKISNVIREDSGYYKFRFEGKDKWTQVPGVNVTITEKSNINSALYAFLAIFILAGFALAVFIFLRKKTKRTHQQNGDIQRNKEIVKDTVYQEMSAPKEEEGEDEKTLNYMTVQFKAHPTKIIKANEQNKKAEDNNGGVIYSSVCTK from the exons ATGCTCCTCTGGATGGTTTTGGCTGCTGTTTCCTCTGCAAATG ATAACAATAAACGGTGGGTCGTTTATGAGACGATGACGATCTGCGCACTCGAGGGATCAACTGTGACGATTAACTGTGAATACAAATATCCAGAATATCATACTGTGAAAAAAGAAATGTGGTCATATGGGCCTGACGCAAACAAGAGAGATCCTGATGGAGAAACCCTCGTGTATCGCACAAATGAGACTAAAGTGTCCAGCAGTCACTCAAAACGAGTTCAGTTCTTGGGGGACAAAAACAAGAAGACCTGCTCAGTGAAGATAAGCAACGTGATCAGAGAGGACAGCGGCTACTACAAGTTTAGATTTGAGGGGAAAGATAAATGGACACAAGTGCCAGGAGTCAACGTGACAATCACAG AGAAGAGTAACATAAATTCTGCATTGTATGCCTTCCTGGCCATTTTTATCCTGGCTGGATTTGCTTTGGcggttttcatatttttaag GAAGAAGACCAAGAggacacatcagcaaaacggggACATCCAAAGAAACAAAGAG ATTGTCAAAGATACTGTTTATCAGGAAATGTCTGCacccaaagaagaagaaggagaagatgagAAAACTTTGAATTACATGACTGTGCAGTTTAAGGCTCACCCTACCAAAAT aataaaagcaaatgaacaaaacaaGAAGGCTGAAGACAACAATGGGGGCGTCATCTACAGCTCAGTATGTACAAAGTGA